The genomic segment GTTTTGATGCGCCATATTTTAATTGAATgcaaattttcagttttgggcaATCTAACAGtttaataaccttttttttttttttttaatcataaaaataacaacaggATGTCATTATAACAAAAAGCAAATATAAAGAAACACAATGGCATCATTGCCTCAATGCACATctctgaaacaaaaataaacagccATAAATTGTTTATATgactgtttgtctgtttttatgCAGAACAATAAGCTGGAGAAGATTCCTGCAGGTGCATTCGATAATTTGTCTCATCTTCGAGAACTTTACCTGCAAAACAACTTCCTGAGTAATGATGGCGTGGACAACGAGACCTTCAGGTCAGCATGACTGAATAAACcaagaaaaccataatttaccTCCCACTCTTTCTTCTGCACGGCTCTCTCCTTCTTCATCTTCTTGTAAAAACTCAGCTATAACTGATGGAAAATATCCTGCCTTCTCTCATCAGTCACTTGAACAGTCTGGAATATCTGGATTTGTCCAATAACAACTTGACCGCGGTTCCCCTCGGGCTGCCCCGCAATATCGTCCTGCTTCACCTGGAGAAGAATTACATCCAGAGCATCACAGTCAACGCTCTGACGCCCATCCGAAACTTGGAGTACCTGCTCCTCCACAACAACCACCTCCGCTCCCGCTCCATCCATCCGGCCGCCTTCCAGGGCCTCAAACGTCTCCACACCGTCCACATGTACAACAACCTCCTAGAGCGAGTTCCCCGTGGTCTTCCACGCCGTGCAAAAACCCTCATGCTGCTCCACAACCTCATCAGCGAGATTGGACGCAATGATCTGATCACGCTTTACACCCTCACGGAGCTCAACCTCAGTTACAACCGCCTCACCAGTGCCAAGCTCCACAGAGAGGCCTTCAGGAAGCTCAGGATTCTGGAGACCTTGGATCTGTCGGGAAACAAACTACAGGCACTGCCATTGGGCCTTCCCAAGAGCCTCCAGATTCTGAAGGTGAAGGACAACCAGATGACTGAGATACCGGAAGGAGCTCTGCTGGGAATGAGCTCACTGAGGGAGATCTACCTGTCCAACAATCAACTGAAGCTGAACTCCATCTACCAGGGAGCATGGCAGGAGCTAAGTGCGCTCACGGTGAGAGATAGCGAGAAAGAGTGTTTGTCCTGATTTTGAAGTTACACAACTAAAAATGAGAGAGCAGCTTTGTTGAAAGCCACAAGCCCACCACCAAAAAGACTAGTGATGGTTCGCATCAGCATGAAACgcaagttgcgatagtcttttcttccctattgtgatgcatatctgagtgaaactgcttctcaaacaagaacaaatgtaggacggggcttgattttgtccatggggaattgattggatggttgtggtttgctattggtggatcttaTGTGAGTGActggttgccccgccctcatgccagtaaacaataatatataaaaaatatatatgagcacagataaatcatttataataaatagggATGCacctaaatgaaaattataggCCGAAACCGGAAATTCAGGATGCACttagttaaataaattaataatcaattaattaatcaaacttatttaataatcaatactcGAATAACTAAAAATGAGTTGTACAAATGTTTagattgcacataaggcagtttttatatCAACTTTTTAATTGTTTCTTCAGTTTGCtggtgaaatataaacatttaaatgacaataaactgtaataacttgttttcatgaaagatttaaaatttaaatttcataATTAGACCCCTTAAAAAAGAATCTGATCACTttgatctttattttattattcctGTGGAGAGAGAGCTTGTTTTTCTGTTATCAGCTGGATAAGAAAAGCAGACCCAATGCTCTTACAGATTCTGCTGATGTTTCCTGAATGGTAAAGTCCAGTTTCCATTTCAAAGTTGGGGGTTTGGCCACATCTCCCTTTGATATGTGATATATAGAGAAAGAGAGGATGCTGAAACATGTTTTATGTGTGTTTCAGACGCTGGATCTCTCCGGTAACATGTTGTCACACATTCCTCCTGACCTGCCCGAGTCTCTTGAGTTCCTTCACCTGCAGAGCAATAGGATCAGCTCGGTTTCTGCCACAGCCTTCCTCAACACACCCAACATCAAAGGGATCTTCCTCAGGTGACTCTCTGCTCCTTTATATTTCTCTCTTTCActtgtgattttgtgtattgcTTGTACTTTCACTAGTAGTAAGGCCGACATCCCACTCTCAGACGATTTTCAgtcaaaactataaaatatttaaaaagaactgctcaccaaggctgcagttaattgatcaaaaatatggtaaaattgtgaaatattattgcaaattaaaataactgttttctatgtgaatatatagtaaactgtaatttattcctgtgatcaaatctgaattttcagcatcattactccagtcttcagtgtcacatgatccttcagaaatcattctaatatgctgatttgctgctcaagaaatatttctgattattatcaatgttgaaaacagttgtgctgcttcatatttgtgtggaaactgtgatacaattTTATAAGTATAAATGAGCCGTTAATAACCCAACAACATGTAATGTCATGTAAAGGTCTTAAATGGTGCTTTAATCAgttaaaatggtaacactttacaataagttttcattaattaacattagttaactacttcagttaacatgaactaagaatgatcAATACTTCTgtagcatttattaattcattaagtcaattcaacgctggatttgcaagATAAAAAGATTAACtttgacggcacatgctagtcgatgagttgaatcaactccacagcaactacataaatttatccactaaccattcagaaacgtccagtttcattctaaaagttgtaacttcttcctgagtctctccatcagtgtcgactccggtttgaacaatgtaaggctgaacaccgttactgacaatcctcattttggctgcgtgagattctccagctttgttgttgttgagcaatcgaagcgcgagctgttaaagctccccCCTCctttggaaagggggccgggagcagcagctcatttgcatttaaagggacacacacaaaaacggtgtgtttttgctcacacccaaataggggcaaatttgacaagctataataaatgatctgtggggtattttgagctgaaacttcacagacacattctagggacaccagagacttatattacatcttgtgaaaaggggtataataggtcccctttaatgacagaaatttcatttttgggtgaactaaccctttaatctaagccctgtctgtgaaaccagatCTGCACGttgttttttgggttttttggtCCATTCTCCTGATTTCGCATGTAAACACGGTTTACCACCGTTCTGATGGTTTATTCATTGTCTGCATGTCTGTTTGTGTTTTGGTGtcaaaactggaaaaaaaaaaccccagatGATTTCAAAATCTCATGTAAACGTGCCTTGCTTGCATTGTTGGTTTTTCTAATGAGCTGATGCGTTTTGTTTTACTTGCAAACACTCATTGGGTAATATGATCATTTGTGATCAGATCAGTGGGTTTCTTTTTCTGAAAACTCTGCGATTCATTTTTGTGGTCTGTTGGATCTGTTTTGCTATAACAAACTTATTTCAAAGTTTTCACAGCTGTACTTACTCCCACACAATGTGAGGTGAGAACATTTCCCATAAAATCATACAGTAACATTACAGCCTTCAGACTGTAAACTGAGCCGGGGAGCATGTGGAGCGAATGAAGTGTTGCATTTTAAGAACAGTTCTCAAAATAGTTTCCCCATCTTGACCTGATTATTGGTTTCAGAAACACAAGAAGCACTGAGATTTGGACTATTTTAGGTGCTGTTTAAGACTTTTACAATATTcaagaataaattaattattaaattgatatgaaaggagtagttcaccaaaaatgaaaatggtccTTCACGTTGGCAGAAGAACAGAAGCATTCAAGAACCGAACGGAAGTGGAAGTGAACATGAAAATTGTCAAATTCTGATATTTTGAGTTGATTCCCCAAACCTAATGCTCATGTAGGAGAGGCAGATGAAAAGACGGAAGAAAATGAGAATGATGGATTCATGTGCATCAATAAAACACTCAAGTGCATGGGTAGATGACGTCATGGACTTGATGGAAGTTACATGCCTGAGCCATTACAACCAATGTCAGGGTAACTTTTAAGCAATTTAGCTAGTCTATTAATAACAAAATGGGCTGGAGAGCTGAATTCCTGTTTTGATTTGAGAACATCTGACGGATTGAACCACTCATCTTTTCTGAGAATTTGCTCGCCATCTAAACTGGAATGAGACGGCATGTTCGAAAATGTACTTTTATGTGATTCTTCCTTTGcacactacaaaaaaaattatgttcttcCTTAGTACTTAGTTCTTCCGGGGAcgaacacatcacaatattcctcatttaaacaATACCCAtccagaataaaggggcggggcctggttgagttagttagtagggtgttgaaactggcagttatggtaaggggtgggacatttcccaaacatgcttgaccaatcacaacacactggtccagccgaccaatcaaaGTACACTGTgctttcagaaggaggggcttcatagagacaggaactaaacagagcattactgacagactgggaagagaggagctgcaacaatggagaatatgaggaaaataataaacattcaagcatgaaaacctgttctagtagagcccaaaaacaacatcaagactttgtaaaaagaatactagaacaggttttcattatttcattaaaaaacaagacATAACATCTGAAGTCATTTtacttctcaagtaaatgtatctttttttgCAGTACATTAACTATTTCTCTGCTTCTCATCCTCTTTCTCCCACAGATTTAATCGTCTCTCAGTTCATTCGGTATCCGAAGAGTCTTTTTCTCACCTGTCCAAGCTTCAGGTGTTGGACATTGGCCACGGTAACATCTCTCCCAATCGAGGCCGAGGaggagaagaagaggaggaggactTACCGTATGATGAAGTCGAGGAGAAACGCTCATGAGACAGGAAGGAATGGAAAACAGTAAAATTCATGCCCTGAACTTTCcctcactcaaaaataaaataaaaatgacaaccaGTTTGAAATCATAAATGCATTTTGGCTGCTGACAGAATGTGATTATTTCCAAAAGCATTGACTGATTACATCCGAGTGCATGGGAAGATATTTCAgacatgaaaaagaaaaatactaatttttcttttttgttttcatcaaaaatgtggCTTTATATTGTAATCGGATGCAGTAGTAAGAAAACAAGTgtcatatacagtatgtaaataTCTGGTGCAGGATACCGGAAAGTTTTATTggttgtcttttattttttgtttttgtggtgtTTGCTCATTCATCATGACTCATTGCTCACTGTGTCTGTGTATGAAACCATTTTGTGCTATGAAATTATAATTTCTTTCTCCAGAGAAATGGCTCATCTgagtatttttttctgtaaaggaAGACTGAACAAGTATGATGTATACCAGCTCTTCTAAAGTCATGTGAAAGCTTTGGGTGAGGAACAGACTCAATTTAAGTAGAAACACtctgcaatgtgtaaaatttgggaggatctattgacagaaatgcagtataatatacataactatgttttcagtggtgtataaaacccttacataatgaaccgttatgtttttattatcctagaatgagccatttctatctacatacaccacgGGTTCCCTTACATGTCAAGTCTTCATTATGCGCTGACATGTTTCTACagatcaaaacaaaaacagtcgctggatgcacatttcaaagtagaataactggctgtagtgGAAAAACAAGTGTATGAACTTAACATGTTTCCTGAatatatctgcaaacatattagaGTTTTTATACtaaagtacagttaaaaaaatgacatacagcacctttaaagtTTTATAGGTCTTACAGACAGATTTACTGACCATGGTTGAAGAAAGAACActtcatttcccagaatgcacccAAAATTCCAATTTCCTGTTAAACTTGTAGACCTTATGCActagagaaacaagcgcgccgccatctttataatattgtctttgaacttgcGTTTTCGCGGTAGCTCTGTGTATTTCTACGGCATAACTGTCAAAGAATacttagctggtgaagtggacttacttgttgtagagttaatgaaagttatcgtgagcattgtaacgtttaaagcagatgtcttaacaaatgtcagtagaacgggaagattttaaaacgagcatttcattcataaatacgtaagatcgctgtggaaatacgaactggaagacaaaagacaacgagcgcagcgctgaaaaggggcagGGCTACAtaccttcgccaggagtttgattgacaggcgatctaaccaatcataacgccgaatccgccattttgtccgacaaagcagtctggggagttagcagattaacgtaggtggacttgaacttgaaaaattgtgtgtactgacgtctttccgcgattgaaacaatattccttatgatgttcattcatgatCTTAAGATTgaagactttgtttcatataaaaggtaacctgctctgtcttgtctgtcgacgcgttgtcagtatcctctttgctctgcgatgtatttttcactgcgtgagaacgtgatgtgtggcgagagatcggcatggcttgtcggacgtagcaacagtaactaaagggggcgggtctttgcgaacggtcaattccTGTCATTTCAATTCAGTGCTATGACAGGTTACACCTATTCCATTCAAACTAAAAACTCATTAATTAAAAGAGAATTAATTGTTAATTTCCGAATTTTGCACAATTCTTCTTGACAGACTTGGTCACTCAAGACCTGCATGAAATTTCCTTTTGTGCTCAACAGGAAAACAAGTTTGGAAGGATATGAGAgtagaattttcagttttaggtGAACCATCTCTTTAACTTGGCCTTTTGAGCCAGTCGATTCATTTTTCTCATCATCATGTACAGAAAGTTTTAAAAACTACCTACTTCTTGTGCAGACATATTTGGGCTGTGCTTTTCTTCTATCATACAGAATGTGGCGATGTTCTGGGAAAATCGCTTTCAGAGtttaatgaacagaaagttctTCTGTGTGTTTAAACTAGCATCCAGTTCCCAGAAAGATTTTAATTATGTTCACTGTCTAAACTAATGAACATGTAGCGACGGGTAACTGCACATGACAATGCAAATATGTAGACAAACGCATCCAGTGAAGACTGAAATCTCACCCACAGTTATAATTTGCTCTAATTTTCCTTCAACTAAAAGCTCAAGATTGTGAGTCTGTCATCCTCGCAGTTcgtttcatttaatatttagaacattttcttcaACAGCATAAATGTTGCAGTTTTAACTGTAATAAAATCACTTCAGAAATAATAGCTGAGTGAAAACAATAGCAGGCATTAAAAAGCAAACCTGAGCAAAAAAGTGCTGAAAAACCCTTGACCTCATTTGGTGTTCGCAAAATAAAATAGCCTTTtaaaaattgctagtaaatcTCTCATTATTATGCTgtattatcaccaaatattggattcaatctttttgtcaacttgttttctttcaattaacacaggttttgtatttctttttggaaGTGATATTGATCTGATCTGAGCTTATGTACCAGTTTTTGTGTGGAAAAACAGTTCATTCAAGCTTAATCACCTCAACAGAAGCTGACAGAATGTGATTATTTCCAAAAGCATTGACTGATTATATAGcgcatatttaattattagcctatttaaattatattgacTAAATATAGCATGAGAGATTTACAAGCACTTTTTAAAAGGGAACAGGGTGAGggggaaaaatattaaaatgtttttgggaAGTTGTTATACCCTGTGTGAGTAAag from the Ctenopharyngodon idella isolate HZGC_01 chromosome 22, HZGC01, whole genome shotgun sequence genome contains:
- the podn gene encoding podocan, with protein sequence MDQRRGLLELLCLVLLGWTLVRGQAETDLKEDGEAEDAPGIVENVEQKIFCPENCSCTEEGAVDCNGASLNEFPHELSEQTRQLSLQNNQITEVTLEHLSHLQQLETLNLQNNRLTTQGLDDEGFHILEKLSYLYLANNKLTAAPRHLPPSLVSADFAANQLTKIYPNTFGQKPLLKSVYLHNNKLTDAGLPENMFNGSDNLEILIMSSNFLRYVPKALPTALYRLHLKNNKLEKIPAGAFDNLSHLRELYLQNNFLSNDGVDNETFSHLNSLEYLDLSNNNLTAVPLGLPRNIVLLHLEKNYIQSITVNALTPIRNLEYLLLHNNHLRSRSIHPAAFQGLKRLHTVHMYNNLLERVPRGLPRRAKTLMLLHNLISEIGRNDLITLYTLTELNLSYNRLTSAKLHREAFRKLRILETLDLSGNKLQALPLGLPKSLQILKVKDNQMTEIPEGALLGMSSLREIYLSNNQLKLNSIYQGAWQELSALTTLDLSGNMLSHIPPDLPESLEFLHLQSNRISSVSATAFLNTPNIKGIFLRFNRLSVHSVSEESFSHLSKLQVLDIGHGNISPNRGRGGEEEEEDLPYDEVEEKRS